The genomic segment AGTCGTCTTGTAGCTAGCCGAGAAATCCGCGTGAAAATCTTCAATTTCATTTCTTAATTCCAGTTGTATAGAATAAACTACGATACCTAAAAGCAAGAATGCGTCTACAAATATATCCCTCGATACGATGAAATAGCCTAGAAGAAATATGGTTACTCCGAAGAAAAGAGAGTGCGATAGAAGATCAACGAAAGGTTTCTCTTTAAACCTTAAAGGAGGCGTAGAGTAGAAAATCACCAGGAAAAGACCAATTAGATAATTTATCAACCCTGCCAGATCATATACCAGTAAAGCTAGGATGATGGCAGACGAAACTAGAACCGCTAGGAATAGCAAGCCTTCTCTAGCTTTTAATAATTTCTGGGCAAAAGGATTTTTATCTCTTTTTCGAAGATTCAGGCTATCCCCCTCAGCATCGAAAATGTTATTTGTTAAATAGGCTATAGACATGTAGAAGAATATTAAAGGTATAAGTTTAAACAATCCTTTTATAAAAATAAAAAAATCGCTAGATCCAAATGCTAAACCAAACAAGCTCAAACCTACATATCCTCTCCATTCTTTTATGCGAAGAGATTTTATTAGCAGAGCGATTTTGCGCGTTAAAGCCATAGCATAAGTAATGAAACAAATAGATTTATATACTTTTTTATAAGTATAAAAAAGAGATAACTATGACGCCACTATTCGGCAAGGCTGAAGAAGAATTTTTAGATATGATTGCAAGATTTACTTCAAATCTGGGACTAGGTGAGGCAGCTGGAAAAATATGGGGAACGTTACTCCTAGCAAATACTCCATTATCTCAGAGCGA from the Thermoproteales archaeon genome contains:
- a CDS encoding UbiA family prenyltransferase, producing the protein MALTRKIALLIKSLRIKEWRGYVGLSLFGLAFGSSDFFIFIKGLFKLIPLIFFYMSIAYLTNNIFDAEGDSLNLRKRDKNPFAQKLLKAREGLLFLAVLVSSAIILALLVYDLAGLINYLIGLFLVIFYSTPPLRFKEKPFVDLLSHSLFFGVTIFLLGYFIVSRDIFVDAFLLLGIVVYSIQLELRNEIEDFHADFSASYKTTAVYLGFEKSNMLLIVISSLLVIISILVLKNQGVSFLLSLIPLVLIPAFSMAKIEYNIRMRIVDAYVITFSLLILLLKHSIFWQ